In the genome of Parasteatoda tepidariorum isolate YZ-2023 chromosome 10, CAS_Ptep_4.0, whole genome shotgun sequence, the window TCTGCAAATACATTAAGTAGACATTAATATCACActgacaatatttaaaaaattgggaaaaagtAGAATTGAAGTAAATACATAAACATTGTCTTTACCAATATATGTACTATTAAATAGTTTAAGCAATTATGCATGCCAACATTCATATCAGTTACATACAGatgataattcaattttttttttaaattgtaaaacttatGAAATGCATACATTTTGGACAAATAACTCTCAAGAGATTGAAATAGTagttactgaaatatatttagatgAGAGCGAGAAGACTTTCATCTAAGTTCCTTTTTTATCTGACCAGAAAAAGTTACAAGAATTGTATTGAAATGCCAATATTAATAATGCAATATAGGCTTGGTAGAATTCATATGGTGAAATAACTATTACATACCTACGAAGCTCATGTAACTTTATTGATGcaagcaattgaaaaattatattaattgaaacatAACAGTACAAAAAAggtagaataaatattatagtacctaactaataaaacaaacattttcaacaattcatctatataaaatatgtagtaaatttattactaaCGAGTTACcaattattttgtgttaataaaAACTGGGATTCTACTAgaagaacaaaatgaaataacaattcaaaaagttttaaaaaaattaataaacctatgttcttaattttgttcaaaagtaTCTGAACCCTAGCAATAGGTCAATTGTAGTGCATCAATGATAGAGACTATCGCTGTGGGCTATCAGCTCTTTTCCTTCTTGCTGTTTTTCAAgccatatttttcatatttagcaTCCATTTTTGAccataaacaatttaaagatcTACCTTCTGGCAGGCTATATTACTCAGGAGATGAGATCTCTGTAGGTGTTCCAATGCATCCAATTCAGAATGCAGgatgttaatttatttgttaattgaatgttaatttatttgtggTCAAGAACCCATGATAAATTATAGGTGGTACAgggcaaaatttttaacagtggtcacttttttaaaagttgaaagctttaaacgattaaataaacttattaataatgtaaagtaTTACTCTTGAAACCTTTTTACAAAgttcatttctataaaaaatttttttttttaaaaaagaaacaagcatgaaataagtagttttcaatgaaatattcataataattatatatttattataaaaaaatattataaaatgccCATTGGgtacatttttgcaaaaaatagtgGAGATTGGGTTGTGACTggcagacaattttttaatcccCAATTGTTACATTTAGTTGCCCTGTGGCCGCATCGACTGTTAATTTTGCCCTATAGTACATGGCCTAATAAATGGTAAGATAGAAAGAGCTTGCAGTTCACgacctaaaaaaaatatttgaaacaaatttgtaaagaatgacaaacaaattttattattgttttagatAATGTAAATATCTAAAGATTTGAAAAACCAACTAAACATGAAGTGTACCTTAGCACAAGGTAAATGCCCTATACATTTAAGATTCCTCTAATTGAATGGTTGTCGACTAAGATATCAATGTGAATCCTACCAAGCCTTAtatcaaatacttaaaaaaagaaggaacactgtatggtaatgaaaaatatatcttgatCAAATTGCTTAACATTGACATCCTGCAGTGGGAGGAGCAGGATTTTCTGTAAGACGAGTGCCTTTGGAAGCATTTATGAGGTTAGGATCAGAGTCGAGACTCTCAGACATCTTATCACAGATGATATCCACAAGACGCTCAAATACGGCTTTCACATTAATGTTCTCTTTTGCAGATGTTTCGAAGAATTCCAACCCCAACTGCTCGGCCAATTGTCGCCCACGCTCAGCTGAAACTACACGTTCATCTTCCATGTCACACTTATTGCCAACAAGAACAACTTGAGCATTGTCCCaggaataagtttttatttgtgtaaCCCTAGAAAACAAATAGATAGTTAAAGCAGAACTAAAAATGAACTTAGTTcgataaattaaaatctgattAGGATCACATAACCTAAAAGATAATTATCAGTTATCTTTTAGGCTAACACCCATTTAATGTCAATCAGAAATTATATGCTCACTTGGTTTTTGTTTCTGCTACTTTTTCATAATtgtgattattagaaattttcaataattttagctttcattttgtacttttaatgtttaatacaaTAATCTGCTTGtgttaaatatgtaatatataaccTATTTACTAAAACatgactaaatttatatttacaataaactgAATAGATtataagttaacaaaaatttaattacttttattgtttgATATAATAACCCacttatgttaaatatttaacctATTTACtgaaacatgataaaatttcaacttacaATTAACTGGAATGATTACAGTTAACAAAAGCTCGCttgttatatttgtttcaaaaatttattccatgaatttttaaataattctttaaacatAATAGAAATAGatgaatagtttatttaaaatgtgtatggaaaagttaaatttttgttactggTGCTGTGGGCCAttgacaaaatttctttatttctgccagagaagaaggaaaaaaaatatataaatcaaaataaaaaataaaaaaaattttttttttacttaataataaaaataaaatttttaaattttttttttaatttgcacagttgccacagaaaaaaattaacaaaatagttacttttagtagcctaaaacatgaaaatagttgccaaaaattatgaaaatagttgcctaaataagaacaaaaatttttcaatatgacTAAAAGTctattaaatgacttaattgtTACATcccatgatccatttagtcaagttggtgtcaaatatattaatttttatataaatgttagtgTTCTAgcactatatttttatatcaaagcaGAAAACTATCTTCatgcagaaaacagtttttatttttatactatgcagaaaattaaatacctttaattattagaactcattcaaaaaatactttttcattaaaaaaacaaactttgtctaaaaatttttttcccttttataaataattgatttagcaaatttatatatatagtgaaacgtgattactcaaattcaaaattcacgcatcataatattgtattaaaaattgggtTCTTTAAAATCATACAGAATTTCACAGCAATAACAGTTGAAAAGGCGattgagaaacaaaataaatttacattggaatctgtgcaaattgagagcattaaaaagtaatgactaataaataatttctaaaccaATTTAGAAGCAAAATCACTATTGAGatacttttaaagcaaaaagtgGCTAGAGGAAAGGAAAAAGTGGGAACCAATAAATTTATCTCTAGTGGCCACCAGATATATTTTTCAGTCTTATCCTTAATCAGCTAAAACTACTACATAAGAGTTCAATAGACAATGAAATAACTTCTTCATCTTTACAAGTATCACATATTCAATGAAGTTGCATGTTAGCTTCTGTTCTTactaagtatttaattaaaaagcagcAACACCTGCAGAATTCATAGAGCTGTACTGATACTGTTAGTTGCCCTTTAGTCATTTTTCATAGGGGAATCAGGAAAAGACAAAGCTTGAAAGAAAAGCTTACTTCTTTCATCTTTAAGCTGacatgttttcaaaatgataaaacacataaaaaagtttcaatttttattgctaaaaatctgcaaaaaggtgacaaattttaaaaagaaaacgtgACCCCtctttaaaaaaggtgacaCAATCTCTATGTAAGACCTATTCAACCACACAGAACTtatcaaaaaatcaattcattttttgcattttctaaaagcttagtatgaaaataatacattgaaatgatttttctaaattccaACTTTTGAAGAAGTTCAGTTATCAACATAGAATTGTGCAGCacaaattctaattatttttttaaacattttttaaacttatcttaTTGGTTCCagataaataactgaaatataaaaacagaataaatgtgcccatattttattgctctcCAGATATAATTACTAATACAGTAGGGAATCGATTATCTGGAACGATCGGGACcctcgctattccggataactgatttttccggttttctgaatcgctacaaaaagccgttctttttattgttaaacccaactaaaaaaataattttttttggaaataatgttaaaaagaagaaaaaacgatggagtagtacattaatgattatttccaaaatgatggtaaggtatctttcaaaaaagaaagaaaaatcctaggaggaaaaaaaatttttttttttaaaaaatggcgggaaaatttatcgaatttcgttccggttttttggttttccggttttctgatttccggataacgggttctgtactgtatctCTTTTTCCTCATTGTAGCaacacatgttttaaaaattgagaattcaAATTAATCAAGGGAATAAATCTAGTATGCTTACACAGCAAAAGATTGTTTTTAAGTTGAAaccttgaataaatattttcattcaataatttgaatattaaaagtgTCTCTCTTGAAATATTAAGATAGGAAACTAAATACGCTAAAATGCAGGTATTAGATAGATTTTAGGGTAATACTCagatatttttcatatcattatgctgaaaaagttcttaatctgattataaaagcaaaagttattcagcAATACAacttaagatatttattaataagagaACTAtatatgttgaaaattttaataggaTCACACAGCagcaagatttttaaaaaaataatttgccaggaaaatttaagtgcttacaattaaattaacattaaaaataatggaaatgatagaaaatatataactacattttttatatatcagtTCCTTGTTCcctcaatttgtatttttaaatcttattttacattttatgcttcaattttaaaagcataatatgtatcaaatttttttttcctacttacCAGTCCTGGACACTATTGAAAGATTCTTCATTAGTAACATCATACATCAGAATAAAGCCCATTGCACCTCTGTAATAAGCTGTAGTAATAGTTCTATATCGTTCTTGTCCAGCCGTAtcctacaaataaaaaaatgtgaaagaaaaatattttcaacaaaaagaaaGTCATACAATCTATCAATTTTCAATCAATGACGTATCACCCAAAAGAAGATTTTAAGTGATTAAGATTTAAGATTCTATCTCTTAAAACTTAACCGTTGGTGACAAATCCAGAAATTTGAGTAGTAACTAGATTCAAAGGGAGATTTTTTAGACAGTGATcccaaaaattattcaactatttCATTCGGCCTGTTTCAGAGGAACAAAATGTCCgtcaaaaacagaaaaactaatttttttgaaaaggtttagaattataatttgttaaaattaaaactgcaggtttttttttgaaatgcacaaatcattttaaagatagcATCTCCAGTGTGGCGCCGTACTCCAACCCATCAGTAGTATGCTGAAAATGATCAGTAGTACCGCCCTGGCCTATCATTAACATGCTGCGGTCAAAGGCACtggcagaataatataaaagggagtgcaaccctctaacaaactaccccccccccaaaaaaaatttttatttttaaatgttttgttattgcattttgttttgttattacatatacttccatctgttaatttttttcaagatacatttcttcattattaacaagatatttaaaaaaaaaagtacgaatctctcgtacttgcaaattttgccacgAGAAACTGTACTGATGGCGCTGGCATAGCTACTGgttttgaaacacaaataactacaaacagtagtttcgtatactaacgtgtttgtgcacacttaacattggtatttggtgtgttgatgaagttttacagttgtgagaagtcagttcgtgttatacacctttgtcaaactaaataactaatagaaaatataatattatttatattttattaaatgaaatttaaaaatatagcttagatatctgccaagtttgagcatgctcagtgtgcataagaaaagaatcaaagatgactcagaattcattgagaAAGTTCAAAACAGATTTGAACAGCAAACAAGACTATTACacttcttgtttgattaaaaattgttttaattgttatgtatcaattatttaattattttttttgaataaaaatatttttaataaaattttttaataacaaaattgcttttctgtatcgctttgtttttaaaaaaaggcaggGGGGTGCAAATGTACCCTCTTGCACCCCACTGCCGGCGCCCTTGGCCTTTCCAATCGGCCATGGCCAGATTTCGTAGTGGCCATCTTAAGAGTTTAAGGTTTCAAAATGGGGAGAAGACTTTCCAACGTTGTTCCTGCTCACAACCTGCTAGTCCTGATCACCTTTTTTGCCTTGGCGCTTCTTTTAAGCAGCTGCTGGTTGATCGGGACTTTTTGCAGATATATGAGGGACTGACGCGACTGGGCCTTCTGGACCTGGTCTAGGCTTTCCTTCTCCAGAGGGATGTGTAACAACAACAAGATAGCATCTGTGATGTTTGCTAGcttatttaatcaatataaagAATTTCACTAGAATTTAataggtaattttatttattgtaaaaaaaaattttttttttaatgtttattttaaagataaatttcttaAGATTCTAATTACTTGAGTTTTTTGGTTAGTACAatttcaaaaggtttttttctgattctgaattttacagaatttaatcatttttctgaaacttgATCTTAATTGCGATGGCATTAAGAGAAatcctaaaaaaaatcatttgcaacAAATACCTGTGGAATAAAACAACCAATAatttaatgcaacaaaaaaattattatatatctataatatttttacctaCCCATATTTGAAGTTTAACACGTTTATCTTGACGGAAAACCGTTTTCACTTTGAAATCGATTCCAACTGTGCTTACAAATGCAGAAGTAAAAGAATCATCAgcatatcgaaataaaaatgaagtttttccaACACTGCTGTtgccaattattaaaattttgaacatataatcaaaattttgatcaggTGCATCTTTCTGCTGCGGTTGGCCAGCCATctaaaagaaggaaagaaaagcTTAGATATAATCAGTCAGTTCAATAAGAATACTCAgaattttcatgcaattatctttaaaatatttttagaacagtacaagtatataaataaagataaagagAGAAGAAAAGTTTGAGTCCATGAAAGCTgattcagagaaaaaataaatttcaaagcagaCAAGAAACATTTTCCCAAAGCAGGGTTTATCTTTACTGTGCAATAACTCTCTGGGAAAGGTAATTTTCAACATTACTGAtttgtaaaaacttaataatccCCAAAATACAACAGATAAAACAAACACCATTTAGGTGAAAAATggacataaatcattttttcctCTTGAAGACCGTTTTTTCCTCATAAGTGGCAAATTACATTGACGGACAGTGTTTTAAATGAGTGCCAGGAATACATTTTGGACAGTATTGACGGCTTTTGAGAGAGTCTTTCTTAGATTTAAGAAACTAAGAGAAGTGCCTTTGATCAGAACtgctactttaatttaatacaatgaaGTAAAATGCCTATCGGagcaataacaataaaagatTGTGTCAGATAGTACAAAAACTAGTCAgtgttggtaaaaaaataaagttctctAAAAAACAGAAGCGATATTAAGATACCGCTGAAAGAACAATAATaatcttttgtaaatatttgaacacacaaaaaatttcaaataaaatggaGTAAAAGAAGTCAATTTGTAAGAATGGCAGTACAAGAAATTCCTCATCATTATGCGTAATGATGAACTCTttcgtgaaaatgaaaaatgtataattttagataaatttacaCATAACAATTCAAATTACATACATTGGAGTAAAAAACAtcttattctataaaatacataatttttaaaatatatgagcaaattatgattttgacaaaatgaaacgaaaatgACCCAGCCCAGGTTTTTAAATCTtagtctaaaatttatttcattaatttactatttaattagcataaattcttcaattgttctaagttttctttttctttctaaaaaagattgctttaaaaataaaatacatgtaaCATTTATGGATTAAAACAGATATTCATCACCACTAAAgctcttttgtttgaaaaaattaaggcaTTAAGCATCTTtgtctttttattcataatttttcgttatttactatctagtaatttaaaataaaattaagagttaTTAATTATGAAAGCTCGAAGTCaactttttactttaagttttaCGTCAAGTTTTTGCTTTAATCCATTtgctatttataaatgaattaatagatagaaaaataagataatagatagttaaatagaaacataaaactatttcttaaagATGAGATTAATgcagaataaaaatcaaatattaggtgcaattacaaaataaaacttaaattatagaCTCCATGAtcccttaaaatataaaagatcaATACTTTaatacttgatatttttttctccaaaatatagCAATctactttgaaatttatttctatttattaatatttattccaatggttaatattaattaagctAACTACATTTCCTTGGccttgtattataaaaataaaccctaaatctttatttttatgagatcagaagttaaatttttaaatttgtggtcaaaagttagaaatattttcaaaaattactagctctcaacttatttttattcttaaggattaaattcaatcaaaatttttatacagatattaatatcattttcataaaaatttctctgGTATATTGTTTCTCAGAAGCTGAAAACTTAGATTCTCGTAATGATGTTAGTTTTGATAGAAACATCGCTTATTCTAATAAAAGCTatcaatataaatacaaaaaaataagtaaaaatatctgaataaaactaaattttccaCTGAATTAATATCCTTTAATTTCCCctctcatatatttttttatttatcaatttgtaGGATTTTGGCATTCTTCCaacagataattttgaaaagctttaCTTATTCACTTTTATGTAATAACCTATCTGTTCATAATAGAGAAGATCCTATTAATGATGCTCTTATTTAGGTATTATTAAATACAGATGatcattgaattaaataaaactgccTCAAAACACAtgactttaaaattgaattacaaaaaactgttatttatattaataacatgAGTCTGAATTTCTCTAATTAGTTTTCTAGATAACAAAGTCTGTACTgttagtaagtaaataaatttgaataaatttaggcaaatattgaaaaacttatatcttacaaattatataaataactgtCACAGATTAGGTAAAGAAAAaggtctaaaaatatttttcaattcttataatTAGAAACATTTAGAGATCAAGACATTCTTAGTAACGTTTacataagaaatgaaattaagatgCATAACCAGTTCCTCAGAAACAACGAGTTTACTACATTTGTAGCTGAACTTAGGAAATAAtgtgaaaagggaaaaaaactatatttatagaGAATTTAAGATCATATTTAATGTGGTAACATACAGAAAGTAATTCAGATTTtagaaatgcatttaatatGAAAGCATTAACACTAAATTGTAGGTCTGAATGAGCGGCTTCAAAATGGGTGAgagtacttaaatattaattgtgtACTGGtcagaaaacttaataaaattactttataatgtttttcttaataaaaaattgtgaaaaactcaacaaaccttaaattttttaaaaaatttcttaagacaAATGCGTCAAAGGATAAATCGAAACTACCCAATTGCGTTGCCAATACTAATACGCCTGTTACAGAAATGATTTCAACTAttgtaaaaatcaataaatataattttaaatgaaattggaaTATCTTGCATATTTCAATCCGTGCAATTTTCTTCATATACGCatgattttatattgttttctgaaattttttccaaaaagtttAACGTGAGTTtcttttacagtatttttaaataatagaatggCAATAATTTAACTGTCAACGGAAAcggaaagtaaatatttctgtattttgatGAAAAGAGGCGGTGATGACATGGGAAAGAATCGATCTTTGAAtggaaagaatttaaatatgaattttataattgtgtatcAACCTTAGGTGCTCT includes:
- the LOC107445487 gene encoding ras-related protein Rab-3 — encoded protein: MAGQPQQKDAPDQNFDYMFKILIIGNSSVGKTSFLFRYADDSFTSAFVSTVGIDFKVKTVFRQDKRVKLQIWDTAGQERYRTITTAYYRGAMGFILMYDVTNEESFNSVQDWVTQIKTYSWDNAQVVLVGNKCDMEDERVVSAERGRQLAEQLGLEFFETSAKENINVKAVFERLVDIICDKMSESLDSDPNLINASKGTRLTENPAPPTAGCQC